One Priestia aryabhattai DNA segment encodes these proteins:
- a CDS encoding CvfB family protein: MNVEAGMKAYLTVNRETPIGYMLAEGEEEILLHKNETTRELAEGEEVEVFLYLDQHDRLTATMHLPLVEEGVYEWVEVVDVNPDLGVFVNIGMNKDMLIGSTDLPALEDLWPEVGSKVYCTMKISKRGKMYGKIATDDVMKAMALDAPPELFNREVSGYIYRVLRVGSFIMTDEGYVGFIHESERRKEPKLGTYVTGRVINVKEDGTLNVSLLPRKQESMDEDAQVLYDYMESRGGVMPFWDKSYPEDIRERFNMSKAAFKRALGKLMKEGKVYQEEGWTYFKKEEN; the protein is encoded by the coding sequence ATGAATGTAGAAGCTGGGATGAAAGCGTATTTAACAGTAAACCGGGAAACGCCGATTGGTTATATGTTAGCAGAAGGTGAAGAAGAAATTTTGCTACATAAAAATGAAACAACAAGAGAACTTGCTGAAGGAGAAGAAGTAGAAGTTTTTCTATACCTTGATCAGCATGACCGCTTAACGGCAACAATGCACTTACCCCTTGTGGAAGAAGGTGTCTATGAGTGGGTTGAGGTCGTAGATGTTAATCCAGATTTAGGCGTGTTTGTAAATATCGGCATGAACAAAGATATGTTAATTGGTTCAACAGACTTACCTGCGCTAGAAGATCTGTGGCCAGAAGTCGGAAGCAAGGTCTACTGTACGATGAAGATTTCAAAGCGCGGTAAGATGTACGGAAAAATTGCTACAGATGATGTGATGAAAGCGATGGCATTAGATGCTCCACCCGAACTTTTTAATCGTGAAGTGAGCGGATATATCTATCGCGTACTGCGCGTAGGTTCATTTATTATGACAGATGAAGGGTATGTTGGATTTATTCATGAAAGCGAAAGACGTAAAGAACCAAAGCTTGGTACGTATGTAACCGGCCGCGTAATTAATGTAAAAGAAGACGGAACGCTAAACGTATCGCTTCTTCCGCGCAAGCAAGAAAGCATGGATGAAGATGCACAAGTACTATACGATTACATGGAAAGTCGCGGTGGCGTTATGCCATTTTGGGATAAAAGCTATCCAGAAGATATTCGTGAGCGCTTTAATATGAGTAAAGCTGCGTTCAAACGTGCGCTTGGTAAACTGATGAAAGAAGGAAAAGTTTATCAAGAAGAAGGATGGACATATTTTAAAAAAGAAGAAAACTAA
- a CDS encoding DUF3941 domain-containing protein has translation MPKTSDNDKKAKDNNAKLHEKNLQAKHNRELGKHSFSKKTDHL, from the coding sequence ATGCCAAAAACAAGCGATAACGATAAAAAAGCAAAAGATAATAACGCAAAGCTTCACGAAAAGAATCTTCAAGCTAAACATAACCGTGAGCTTGGAAAACATTCATTTTCTAAAAAAACTGATCACTTATAA
- a CDS encoding metal-sulfur cluster assembly factor: MEKQLEDKIMESLEEVIDPELGVDIVNLGLVYGVEMEENNTVIVTMTLTSIGCPLAGVIGEQVKKQLISLEEVENVEVNITFNPPWDKDRMTRYAKIALGVQ; this comes from the coding sequence GTGGAGAAACAGTTAGAAGATAAAATCATGGAATCACTAGAAGAAGTGATTGATCCAGAGCTTGGCGTTGATATCGTAAATTTAGGCTTAGTGTACGGTGTAGAAATGGAAGAGAACAACACGGTCATCGTTACGATGACGTTAACTTCCATCGGCTGCCCGCTAGCTGGTGTGATTGGAGAACAAGTGAAAAAACAATTAATTTCGCTTGAAGAAGTAGAAAATGTAGAAGTGAATATCACATTTAATCCGCCATGGGATAAAGATCGCATGACGCGCTACGCTAAAATTGCATTAGGTGTTCAATAA
- a CDS encoding sigma-54 interaction domain-containing protein → MTDTLSTLKHIYETILNKVDAGIHAVDETGKTIIYNEKMTKMELMDEQDVLHKNLLDVFMFKENQQSTLVQALQKGKETVNVKQTYFNNQGQEITTINNTFPILKDGVIQGAVEIAQDVTKLERLIRQNIRQKGNTRFTFDSIIGNSQAVHAVIEDAKRATRTPSYVLIIGETGTGKELFAQSIHNGSIRSSAPFISQNCAALPDNLIESLLFGTKRGAFTGAMDNPGLFEQAQGGTLLLDEINSLNPNLQAKLLRVLQEKTVRRIGDTVDKPVNVRVIANMNEDPIDAIAENRLRKDLYYRLGVVTLFIPPLRERKEDIIELTKFFIKKYNDLFQMNVKTVDHQVMSSFLSYDWPGNVRELEHIIEGAMNLVMDEDVIHYSHLPFQYRTKFQLKQHEHFENKASNEAPSYPSAFHPSLPLKEQLLAFEAECIKQTLEQHNHNISKSAKILGLTRQSLQYRMKRLNIRSK, encoded by the coding sequence ATGACCGATACATTAAGCACTCTTAAACATATATACGAAACCATTTTAAATAAAGTCGATGCCGGTATCCATGCAGTCGATGAAACAGGAAAAACCATTATTTACAATGAAAAGATGACAAAGATGGAGCTGATGGATGAACAAGACGTTTTACATAAAAACTTGTTAGATGTGTTTATGTTCAAAGAAAATCAGCAAAGCACGCTTGTACAGGCGCTGCAAAAAGGAAAAGAAACGGTTAACGTCAAGCAAACGTATTTCAACAATCAAGGACAAGAAATCACGACGATTAATAATACCTTCCCTATTTTAAAAGATGGGGTCATTCAAGGAGCGGTTGAAATTGCTCAGGACGTTACGAAACTAGAGCGTCTAATCCGGCAAAACATTAGGCAAAAAGGAAACACACGCTTTACGTTTGATAGCATTATCGGAAACAGTCAAGCCGTTCACGCTGTTATTGAAGACGCCAAGCGCGCAACTAGAACTCCTTCTTATGTCTTAATTATTGGAGAAACAGGCACGGGGAAAGAACTGTTTGCTCAAAGTATACATAATGGCAGCATCCGCTCTTCTGCTCCTTTTATTTCACAAAACTGTGCTGCGCTACCGGATAATTTAATTGAAAGCCTTTTGTTCGGTACGAAACGCGGAGCTTTTACAGGTGCAATGGATAATCCTGGTCTTTTCGAACAAGCGCAAGGAGGCACATTACTACTAGATGAAATCAACTCGTTAAACCCAAACCTGCAGGCTAAGCTTCTTCGAGTTCTGCAAGAAAAAACCGTACGAAGAATTGGGGATACAGTGGACAAACCGGTTAACGTTCGAGTCATCGCGAACATGAATGAAGATCCAATCGATGCGATTGCAGAAAATCGATTACGCAAAGACTTGTATTATCGACTTGGCGTCGTGACGCTTTTTATTCCTCCTCTTCGTGAACGAAAAGAAGATATTATTGAATTAACAAAGTTTTTTATCAAAAAATACAATGATTTGTTTCAGATGAATGTAAAAACCGTAGATCACCAAGTCATGTCTTCTTTTCTCTCTTATGACTGGCCAGGGAACGTACGGGAATTAGAACACATTATTGAAGGTGCAATGAACTTGGTAATGGATGAAGATGTTATTCACTATTCTCACCTTCCTTTCCAATACAGAACGAAGTTTCAGCTAAAGCAGCATGAACATTTTGAAAATAAAGCAAGCAATGAAGCACCTTCTTATCCAAGCGCTTTTCACCCTTCTCTTCCTTTAAAAGAGCAGCTTTTAGCGTTCGAAGCAGAATGTATTAAACAAACGCTTGAACAACATAACCACAACATCTCAAAAAGTGCTAAGATACTAGGGCTGACCAGACAAAGCTTGCAGTATCGTATGAAACGATTAAACATCCGCTCTAAATAA
- a CDS encoding YajQ family cyclic di-GMP-binding protein: MAKDSSFDIVSQVDLSEVTNGITMATKEIKTRYDFKGSKSEISLENEELVLISDDEFKLEQLKDVLISKLIKRGVPTRNISYGKIENASGGTVRQRAKLIQGIDKDNAKKLNTIIKNTGLKVKSQIQDDQLRVSGKNRDDLQQIISAIRSADLPIDVQFINYR, from the coding sequence ATGGCTAAAGATAGTTCATTTGACATTGTGTCACAAGTCGATTTATCAGAGGTAACGAACGGCATTACCATGGCAACAAAAGAAATTAAAACCCGCTACGATTTTAAAGGCAGTAAAAGTGAAATCTCGCTCGAAAACGAAGAGCTTGTTCTTATTTCTGATGATGAATTTAAGCTTGAACAGTTAAAAGATGTACTGATTTCCAAGCTCATTAAACGCGGCGTACCTACACGCAATATCTCATACGGAAAAATTGAGAATGCTTCTGGAGGAACGGTTAGACAACGCGCCAAGTTAATTCAAGGTATCGACAAAGACAACGCTAAAAAGCTAAATACCATTATTAAAAATACCGGTTTAAAAGTAAAAAGCCAAATTCAAGATGATCAGCTTCGCGTAAGCGGTAAAAATCGTGATGACCTGCAGCAAATTATTTCAGCAATTCGCAGCGCTGATTTACCTATTGACGTACAATTTATTAATTACCGCTAA
- a CDS encoding DegV family protein — translation MSIKLLTDSASDLPLSFFQENNVGFLPLRVSLDNQEYLDLQTIEPASVYEAIRKGKMPKTSQAAPTTMYEVFENIAKSGDSCIYLAFSSELSGTYQTAMMIREELLEKYPDFQLEIIDTKCASLGQGVVTYYAAQLLHQNLSLVEITEKIKQYALHMEHIFTVDDLDFLAQGGRVSKASAFVGGLLNIKPLLHVEDGKLIPIEKIRGRKKVFKRMLDIMEERGKSLSSQTIGISHGDDLETALQLKEMIQERFGTKYFIINIIGAAIGSHSGPGTIAVFFLNETIE, via the coding sequence ATGTCAATTAAACTTTTAACCGATAGTGCAAGCGATTTGCCTTTATCCTTTTTTCAAGAAAATAACGTTGGCTTTTTACCGCTTCGCGTAAGCTTGGATAACCAAGAATATTTAGATCTACAAACTATTGAACCAGCTTCTGTCTACGAAGCCATTCGTAAAGGCAAGATGCCAAAAACGTCTCAAGCGGCTCCAACTACTATGTATGAAGTCTTTGAGAACATAGCTAAATCAGGTGATTCGTGCATTTATTTAGCATTTTCTTCTGAATTGTCCGGTACATATCAAACAGCAATGATGATTCGAGAAGAACTCCTAGAAAAATATCCCGATTTTCAATTAGAAATAATCGATACGAAATGTGCATCTCTTGGCCAGGGAGTAGTTACTTATTATGCTGCACAATTATTACACCAAAACCTCTCACTAGTAGAGATAACAGAAAAAATAAAACAATATGCTCTGCATATGGAACATATTTTTACGGTTGATGACTTAGATTTTCTTGCTCAAGGAGGCCGCGTGAGCAAAGCTTCTGCTTTTGTAGGAGGTCTGCTTAATATTAAGCCGTTGCTTCATGTGGAAGATGGAAAATTGATCCCAATCGAAAAAATCCGCGGCCGTAAAAAAGTCTTCAAACGCATGCTTGACATAATGGAAGAGCGAGGAAAAAGCCTCTCTTCTCAAACCATTGGAATTAGCCATGGAGATGATTTAGAAACAGCTCTTCAGCTGAAAGAGATGATTCAAGAACGTTTTGGAACCAAGTATTTTATTATTAATATTATTGGTGCAGCCATAGGTTCTCACTCTGGTCCAGGGACGATTGCGGTGTTCTTTTTGAACGAAACCATCGAATAA
- a CDS encoding DUF3813 domain-containing protein produces MKNSLFGQVKDAIRNAVSGHSDDHLHRQKHGNGELDISEGVLNIIASNASPQEQEQLKQFQNSLHQAYHTDGESHSQEKSADITSDTLSHIVQNASPEEKAQLEQLQNTLEGGHSHAHGEAHTSSESVAADILSHAQQNASPEEKSQLEQLQSTLEGGHSHAHGEAHTSSENVAADMLSHAQQNASPEEQNQLQQLQNTLGAAGQNQQPSQAHMSAASDENIAADMLSHAQQNASPEEQAQLQELSNDLKGTH; encoded by the coding sequence ATGAAAAATTCACTTTTTGGTCAAGTAAAAGATGCTATTCGAAATGCAGTATCCGGTCACTCAGACGATCATCTTCACCGTCAAAAGCACGGCAACGGTGAGCTTGATATTTCAGAAGGCGTATTAAATATTATTGCTTCTAACGCCTCTCCACAGGAGCAAGAACAATTGAAGCAATTCCAAAATTCATTACATCAAGCGTATCATACAGATGGAGAATCACATTCACAAGAGAAAAGCGCAGATATTACGTCGGATACGCTGTCTCATATCGTTCAGAATGCGTCTCCAGAAGAGAAGGCTCAGCTAGAACAGCTTCAAAACACTTTAGAAGGCGGTCATTCTCACGCTCACGGTGAAGCTCACACGTCCAGTGAGAGCGTTGCAGCTGATATATTGTCTCATGCACAGCAAAATGCTTCACCTGAAGAAAAGAGCCAGCTAGAACAGCTTCAAAGTACTTTAGAAGGCGGTCATTCTCACGCTCACGGTGAAGCTCACACGTCTAGTGAAAACGTGGCAGCTGACATGCTGTCTCATGCACAGCAAAATGCTTCACCTGAAGAACAAAATCAGCTTCAGCAGCTTCAGAATACATTAGGAGCTGCTGGTCAAAATCAGCAACCGTCTCAGGCTCATATGTCTGCAGCTTCTGATGAAAACATTGCAGCTGATATGCTGTCTCATGCACAGCAAAATGCTTCACCTGAAGAACAAGCTCAGCTTCAAGAGCTTTCTAATGACTTAAAAGGTACACATTAA
- a CDS encoding SDR family oxidoreductase — MNQNQNQNFPPQHQQTQPGIEKDMHPIPTSIAPDYKESGKLQNKVAVITGGDSGIGRSVAYHYAKEGANIVVTYLNEHDDANETKKQVERMGASCLLLAGDIGDEHFCQEVISKAIQTFGKIDILVNNAAEQHPQKSITDITTEQLTRTFQTNIFSIFHLTKAALPHLKQGSSIINTTSVTAYHGHDQLIDYSSTKGAIVAFTRSLSASLATKGIRVNGVAPGPIWTPLIPSTFDEQQVATFGSNTPMKRAGQPSELGPAYVYLASSDSSYMSGQVLHINGGSIVNG, encoded by the coding sequence ATGAATCAAAATCAAAATCAAAACTTCCCTCCTCAACATCAGCAAACTCAGCCAGGTATTGAGAAAGATATGCATCCAATCCCTACCTCTATCGCTCCAGACTATAAGGAAAGCGGAAAATTACAGAACAAAGTAGCTGTTATCACAGGAGGAGACAGCGGCATTGGACGTTCTGTCGCTTATCATTACGCTAAAGAAGGCGCAAATATTGTCGTAACCTATCTTAATGAACATGATGATGCAAATGAAACCAAAAAACAAGTTGAACGAATGGGGGCTTCTTGTTTGTTGCTTGCTGGTGACATAGGAGATGAACATTTTTGTCAAGAAGTCATCTCAAAGGCCATTCAGACTTTCGGAAAAATAGACATCTTAGTCAATAATGCAGCTGAACAGCATCCTCAAAAAAGTATTACGGATATCACGACTGAACAGCTTACCCGTACGTTTCAAACGAATATTTTTTCAATTTTTCATTTAACCAAAGCTGCATTGCCTCATTTAAAACAAGGAAGCTCTATTATTAATACAACGTCTGTGACAGCTTACCATGGACATGATCAGCTGATTGATTACTCTTCAACCAAGGGTGCTATCGTTGCTTTTACACGTTCTTTATCAGCTTCGCTCGCAACAAAAGGCATTCGCGTAAACGGCGTAGCTCCGGGACCCATTTGGACACCTCTTATTCCCTCTACGTTCGACGAACAGCAAGTTGCAACATTTGGATCTAATACACCTATGAAACGGGCAGGACAGCCTTCTGAGCTCGGACCGGCCTATGTATATTTGGCAAGTTCTGATTCTTCTTATATGTCCGGGCAAGTTCTGCACATTAATGGGGGATCCATTGTAAACGGATAA
- a CDS encoding YitT family protein, which yields MWLETKKAIVVLVGALLNALALNLFLIPANVYSSGFTGVAQLVSSIVTDYTPFTISTGVLLLLLNIPVTILGWKKVGKSFTVYSFISVAATTLFLGIIPIQALSKDIILNAVFGGVILAVGVGITLKFGASTGGLDIIALILSRVKDRPIGTYMFILNAIIIVLAGLLYGAEKSLYTLVTLYTTTRVIDVIHTRHVKLTAMIVTKKGVELRKAIHAKLVRGITAVPAKGGFTNEDKEMLMIVLTRYELFDLERVIKEVDPKAFTNIVQTTGIFGLFRKD from the coding sequence ATGTGGCTTGAAACAAAAAAAGCGATAGTCGTCTTGGTAGGAGCATTATTGAATGCGCTTGCGCTCAACTTGTTTTTGATACCTGCTAATGTATATTCGAGCGGCTTTACGGGAGTAGCACAGCTTGTTTCGAGTATCGTGACAGATTACACCCCTTTTACTATTTCCACTGGAGTACTGCTGTTGTTGTTAAATATTCCTGTAACTATTTTAGGATGGAAAAAAGTTGGAAAATCATTTACTGTTTACAGCTTTATCAGCGTTGCTGCAACAACTTTGTTTCTTGGCATTATTCCTATTCAAGCACTTTCTAAGGACATCATCCTTAACGCAGTTTTTGGCGGCGTTATTTTAGCAGTAGGGGTAGGAATTACATTGAAATTTGGAGCTTCAACTGGTGGGCTCGATATTATTGCCCTGATTTTGTCTCGAGTAAAAGACCGACCAATTGGCACTTATATGTTCATATTAAATGCAATTATTATCGTGCTAGCAGGTCTTTTATATGGTGCTGAGAAGTCACTCTATACGCTTGTGACGCTTTATACGACAACTCGCGTCATTGATGTTATTCATACGCGTCATGTCAAACTCACAGCGATGATCGTAACGAAAAAAGGAGTGGAGCTAAGAAAGGCGATTCACGCCAAACTCGTGCGAGGGATTACGGCGGTACCGGCTAAAGGCGGTTTCACAAACGAAGATAAAGAAATGCTAATGATTGTTTTGACTAGATATGAATTATTTGACTTGGAACGAGTGATTAAAGAGGTAGATCCTAAGGCATTTACCAATATCGTTCAGACAACGGGAATCTTTGGTTTGTTTCGCAAGGATTAA
- a CDS encoding Cof-type HAD-IIB family hydrolase — MRNDQHLIALDLDGTLLTNEKTISPKTKRVLEKAKQEGHVVMIATGRPYRSSAMYYSELDLSTPIVNFNGALVHHPLQPNFGTHHEPLNRSTVHEIVTAMQDYRINNIMAEVQDDVYLHFEDRKLMDVLSLGDPKLQTGDLRHTLQHDPTSILIHADEEHVQDIRSHLSDVHAEVLEHRRWGAPWHVVEIVKKGLNKAVGLERVANHYQIPRERIIAFGDEDNDFEMIKFAGHGIAMENGISELKQLAREVTKSNENDGIAYYLEKTLNL; from the coding sequence ATGAGAAACGATCAACACTTAATTGCATTAGATCTGGATGGAACATTATTAACGAATGAAAAAACCATTTCACCTAAAACAAAACGAGTATTAGAAAAAGCCAAACAAGAAGGCCATGTGGTGATGATTGCCACTGGAAGACCTTATCGTTCCAGTGCTATGTACTACAGCGAATTAGATTTATCCACGCCTATCGTAAACTTTAATGGAGCGCTTGTTCATCATCCCCTTCAGCCTAATTTTGGCACGCATCACGAACCTTTAAACCGAAGCACTGTTCACGAGATTGTGACGGCTATGCAAGACTATCGCATCAACAACATCATGGCGGAAGTGCAAGATGATGTATATCTTCATTTTGAAGATCGAAAATTAATGGATGTACTTAGCCTAGGGGATCCTAAATTACAAACAGGTGATTTGCGTCACACGCTGCAGCACGATCCAACGTCTATTTTAATTCATGCAGATGAAGAACATGTACAAGATATACGCTCTCACCTTTCAGATGTTCATGCAGAAGTACTAGAGCACAGACGCTGGGGAGCACCTTGGCATGTGGTTGAGATTGTAAAAAAAGGACTTAATAAAGCGGTAGGCCTTGAGCGCGTAGCTAATCATTATCAAATTCCACGCGAACGAATTATTGCGTTTGGAGATGAAGACAATGATTTTGAAATGATTAAATTTGCAGGACATGGAATCGCCATGGAAAATGGTATTAGCGAATTAAAACAGCTAGCGCGTGAAGTAACAAAATCTAATGAAAATGATGGTATTGCTTATTATTTGGAAAAAACGTTAAATTTATAA
- a CDS encoding amino acid permease, which translates to MNRHTEQNQLQRTMKSRHLFMIALGGVIGTGLFLGSGFTISQAGPGGAILAYIIGGFLMYLVMLCLGELAVAMPVSGSFQEYATKFLGPSTGFMIGWLYWFSWANTTGLEFTSAGILMQRWFPDVPVWSWCLIFGVITFLINALSARSYAETEFWFSSIKVTAIILFILIGGAAVFGFIDFKGGEPAPFLSHFTQGAGLFPNGILAVLLTLVTVNFSFQGTELVGIAAGESESPEKTLPRSIRNVIWRTLFFFVLAMFVLVSILPYKTAGVIESPFVAVLDQIGIPYAADIMNFVILTAVLSVANSGVYAASRMLWSLSNSNMGPKPLKKLSSKGVPINALIVTMIISGCSLITSVVAAETVYLWFISISGMVTIIVWMSICASQFMFRRRFLAEGGDIRELKFKTPLYPFVPILGFCLYGLVLISLIFIPDQRIGLYCGVPLIIVLYMYYHVGIKRNINQKQSDSPVYKAK; encoded by the coding sequence ATGAATAGACATACAGAACAAAACCAATTACAGAGAACAATGAAAAGCAGACATTTATTTATGATTGCGTTAGGAGGCGTTATTGGGACAGGACTATTTTTAGGTTCGGGTTTTACTATTAGCCAGGCAGGGCCAGGAGGAGCCATTCTTGCTTATATAATAGGTGGCTTCCTTATGTACTTAGTTATGCTTTGTTTAGGAGAGCTAGCGGTAGCGATGCCGGTTTCAGGTTCCTTTCAAGAATACGCGACAAAGTTTTTAGGACCTTCTACAGGCTTTATGATTGGATGGCTGTACTGGTTCAGCTGGGCAAATACGACAGGGCTTGAATTTACGTCAGCAGGAATTTTAATGCAGAGGTGGTTTCCTGATGTACCTGTATGGTCATGGTGCTTAATTTTTGGCGTCATTACGTTTTTAATTAACGCTCTTTCTGCTCGAAGCTATGCTGAAACTGAATTTTGGTTTTCGAGTATTAAAGTTACGGCTATTATTCTATTTATTTTAATTGGAGGAGCTGCTGTTTTTGGTTTTATCGACTTTAAAGGAGGAGAACCTGCACCGTTTCTTTCGCATTTCACCCAAGGCGCAGGTCTTTTTCCAAATGGAATACTGGCAGTTCTATTGACTTTAGTAACGGTTAACTTTTCGTTTCAAGGAACGGAGCTTGTCGGCATTGCAGCAGGAGAAAGTGAAAGCCCTGAGAAAACGTTGCCGAGATCCATTCGAAACGTCATTTGGAGAACGCTGTTTTTCTTTGTGTTAGCTATGTTTGTTTTAGTCTCTATTCTTCCATATAAAACAGCAGGAGTCATTGAAAGTCCGTTTGTTGCCGTGTTAGATCAAATTGGCATTCCATACGCAGCGGATATCATGAATTTTGTAATTTTAACAGCCGTGTTATCAGTGGCGAACTCCGGAGTTTATGCTGCTTCTCGTATGCTTTGGTCACTGTCAAACAGCAACATGGGGCCAAAACCTTTGAAGAAATTATCTTCAAAAGGTGTTCCAATTAACGCGTTAATTGTGACGATGATTATTTCAGGGTGCTCGTTGATTACAAGCGTCGTGGCTGCTGAAACGGTATATCTTTGGTTTATTTCGATTTCAGGAATGGTGACCATTATTGTTTGGATGTCCATTTGTGCCTCTCAATTTATGTTCCGCCGTCGTTTTTTAGCGGAAGGAGGAGACATAAGGGAGCTGAAATTTAAAACACCGCTTTATCCGTTCGTTCCTATTCTAGGTTTTTGTTTGTATGGACTTGTATTAATCAGCTTAATTTTTATTCCGGATCAACGAATTGGTCTTTACTGCGGGGTCCCTTTAATTATTGTACTCTACATGTATTATCACGTAGGAATCAAGAGAAATATTAATCAAAAACAATCGGATTCACCGGTTTATAAAGCAAAATAA
- a CDS encoding M20/M25/M40 family metallo-hydrolase has translation MYIQLSQLSIEEQVECLTKALVKIKSINGTSGEVKIADFIKNTLQSFPYFKENPLHVWEQKINGDTLGRKNVFAFIQGSKKNAQTIIYHAHLDTVGIEDFGSLKDIALDPEELQRYFSMHNINEDVQRDARSGEWMFGRGAVDMQSGIAVHLANVLHFTKYRNQLEGNVLFMVNPDEESQHAGIISAVSELNRLKKEKNLSYVAAINTDFITPLYDGDSTRYIYTGAAGKLLPCFYIYGREVHVGDTLAGIDPNLIASEITRSIHNNINLAENIEGEFVLPPSCLYQRDNKEAYNVQTAVSSHLYFNYFIYERTAKEVMSQLIGLSIEACEKVEGELSDYYELFVRRTNLPKRNLSWKVDVVSLEDYLEELDQKGINAQACIERAFEQYANLELRTRCFKVIEELQKLDPHQSPRVIVFFAPPYLPHNHLKKDESRDQQLLYSLQAAVEKVGKQTGETFQFKKFFPYLADDSFLSLHETDKEIDAFTRNFPGWGIAGTIPFHEIRELNIPSINIGVYGKDGHKWTERVYKPYSFGVLPKLIQETTVHMLKSCHACINNI, from the coding sequence GTGTATATCCAACTCTCACAGCTAAGCATTGAAGAGCAAGTGGAATGTTTAACAAAAGCGTTAGTGAAAATCAAAAGTATCAATGGGACAAGCGGCGAAGTGAAGATTGCTGATTTTATTAAAAACACGCTTCAAAGTTTTCCTTATTTCAAAGAAAATCCGCTTCACGTCTGGGAACAGAAAATTAATGGCGATACGCTAGGTAGAAAAAATGTATTTGCTTTTATTCAAGGCAGCAAAAAAAATGCTCAAACAATTATTTATCACGCTCACTTAGATACAGTCGGCATTGAAGATTTTGGTTCATTAAAAGACATAGCGTTAGATCCAGAAGAACTTCAGCGCTATTTCTCTATGCATAATATTAATGAAGATGTACAGCGAGATGCTCGCTCAGGTGAATGGATGTTTGGAAGAGGAGCCGTTGATATGCAAAGTGGAATTGCTGTACATTTAGCCAATGTGTTGCATTTTACTAAGTATCGAAATCAATTAGAAGGAAATGTGCTTTTTATGGTCAATCCAGATGAGGAAAGTCAGCATGCTGGAATTATTTCTGCTGTTTCTGAACTGAACCGTTTGAAAAAAGAAAAAAATCTTTCATATGTAGCAGCGATTAATACCGACTTTATTACACCTCTGTACGATGGAGATTCCACGCGCTATATTTATACAGGAGCTGCCGGGAAACTGCTTCCATGTTTTTATATTTACGGAAGGGAAGTGCATGTAGGAGATACGCTTGCTGGTATAGATCCTAATTTGATTGCATCTGAGATTACGAGAAGTATCCATAACAATATTAATCTAGCTGAAAATATTGAGGGAGAGTTTGTACTGCCACCTTCCTGCCTGTATCAACGAGATAATAAAGAGGCTTATAATGTGCAAACCGCTGTAAGCAGTCATTTGTATTTTAACTATTTCATCTACGAACGAACGGCAAAAGAAGTGATGAGCCAATTAATTGGATTATCAATCGAAGCATGTGAAAAAGTGGAGGGGGAACTTTCTGATTATTACGAACTTTTTGTTCGAAGAACGAATTTACCAAAGCGAAACTTGTCTTGGAAAGTGGATGTTGTGAGTTTGGAAGATTACCTGGAAGAATTGGATCAAAAAGGGATAAATGCTCAGGCTTGTATTGAACGAGCTTTCGAACAGTATGCGAATTTAGAACTTAGAACAAGGTGCTTTAAAGTAATTGAAGAACTTCAAAAGTTAGATCCGCATCAAAGTCCGCGCGTAATTGTCTTTTTTGCACCGCCTTACTTGCCTCATAATCACTTGAAGAAAGACGAAAGCAGAGATCAGCAGCTTCTCTATTCCTTACAAGCGGCTGTGGAGAAGGTTGGAAAACAGACGGGAGAGACGTTTCAGTTTAAAAAATTCTTCCCCTATCTAGCGGATGACAGCTTTTTATCTCTTCATGAGACGGATAAGGAAATCGATGCTTTTACACGTAACTTTCCGGGGTGGGGTATTGCAGGGACGATTCCTTTCCATGAAATTCGAGAGTTAAATATTCCGTCCATTAATATAGGAGTATATGGGAAAGACGGACATAAGTGGACAGAGCGAGTGTACAAACCTTATTCGTTCGGCGTCCTTCCTAAGTTGATTCAAGAAACAACTGTTCATATGTTAAAAAGTTGTCATGCTTGTATAAACAACATATAA